Proteins co-encoded in one Paraburkholderia edwinii genomic window:
- the cysW gene encoding sulfate ABC transporter permease subunit CysW — protein MSDDAVMLSNTSRAASKAARVDGPVTEPRAVRWILTGIALLFLVLFLVVPLAAVFYQALSKGLAFYFESLADPDALSAIKLTLLTATIAVPLNLVFGLVASWCIAKFEFKGKALLTTLIDLPFSVSPVISGLIYVLLFGAQGWFGPWLQAHDVQIVFAVPGIVLATVFVTFPFVARELIPLMQAQGTDEEEAAHVLGASGWQIFRRVTLPNVKWGLLYGVILCNARAMGEFGAVSVVSGHIRGQTDTMPLHVEILYNEYNFSAAFAVASLLALLALVTLGLKLLAERHMSAEASSSRAGTHAGTHAAAASGIAGAAAPSSAAAGRQVQ, from the coding sequence ATGAGCGACGATGCCGTCATGCTGTCGAATACATCGCGTGCGGCTTCGAAGGCCGCACGCGTCGACGGTCCGGTTACCGAGCCGCGCGCGGTCCGCTGGATCCTGACCGGCATCGCGCTGCTGTTCCTTGTGCTGTTTCTCGTCGTGCCGCTGGCCGCCGTGTTCTATCAGGCGCTCAGCAAAGGCCTCGCGTTCTATTTCGAATCGCTAGCCGATCCCGATGCGTTGTCCGCGATCAAGCTCACGCTGCTGACCGCGACGATCGCCGTGCCGCTCAATCTCGTGTTCGGGCTCGTGGCGTCGTGGTGTATCGCAAAGTTCGAATTCAAAGGCAAGGCGTTGCTGACAACGCTGATCGATCTGCCGTTTTCAGTCTCGCCTGTCATTTCAGGCTTGATCTATGTGCTGCTATTCGGCGCGCAAGGCTGGTTCGGCCCGTGGCTGCAAGCGCATGACGTGCAGATCGTCTTCGCGGTGCCCGGCATCGTGCTCGCGACGGTATTCGTCACGTTCCCGTTCGTCGCGCGCGAGCTGATTCCGCTGATGCAGGCGCAAGGCACCGACGAAGAAGAAGCCGCGCACGTGCTCGGCGCATCGGGCTGGCAGATTTTCCGCCGCGTGACGCTGCCGAACGTGAAGTGGGGTCTGCTGTACGGCGTGATTCTGTGCAACGCGCGGGCGATGGGCGAGTTCGGCGCGGTGTCGGTGGTGTCGGGCCATATTCGCGGGCAGACCGACACGATGCCGCTGCACGTCGAAATTCTCTACAACGAATACAACTTCTCGGCGGCCTTCGCCGTGGCGTCGCTGCTCGCGTTGCTCGCGCTCGTGACGCTCGGCCTCAAGCTGCTGGCCGAGCGTCATATGTCGGCGGAGGCTTCGTCGTCGCGCGCGGGTACGCACGCTGGTACACATGCCGCGGCAGCGTCGGGAATTGCAGGCGCGGCGGCGCCGTCGAGCGCGGCCGCCGGCCGCCAGGTCCAATAA
- a CDS encoding sulfate/molybdate ABC transporter ATP-binding protein: MGITVRNLHKRFGDFTALDNVSLDFPPGELVALLGPSGCGKTTLLRVIAGLEFADDGQVVLQGQDVAEVRARERQVGFVFQHYALFRHMTVFENVAFGLRVKPRNERPSEAVIREKVHELLKLVQLDWLAPRYPSELSGGQRQRIALARALAVEPKVLLLDEPFGALDAKVRKELRGWLRRLHDDLHISTIFVTHDQEEALEVADRIVVMNHGHVEQVGSPQDVYDHPQTSFVYEFLGAANRLSGSVGQHGFVVDGAAQPIAVEAGFEGPALAYVRPHDLVLYPQAAGGHRDGIALGVRRVVTLGGSVRVELEGLGSGAGASAADGRGPSVLEAELDREAWRELQLAVGDAVTAVPRSLRVFPARH; the protein is encoded by the coding sequence ATGGGTATCACGGTTCGTAATTTGCATAAGCGCTTTGGCGACTTCACGGCGCTCGATAACGTATCGCTCGACTTTCCGCCCGGCGAACTGGTCGCGCTGCTCGGGCCCTCCGGATGCGGCAAGACCACGCTGTTGCGCGTGATCGCCGGTCTCGAATTCGCCGACGACGGGCAGGTCGTGCTGCAGGGGCAGGACGTTGCCGAGGTTCGCGCGCGCGAGCGTCAGGTCGGTTTCGTGTTCCAGCACTACGCGTTATTCCGGCATATGACCGTGTTCGAGAATGTCGCGTTCGGTCTGCGCGTGAAGCCGCGCAACGAGCGGCCGTCCGAAGCGGTGATACGCGAAAAGGTGCATGAACTGCTCAAGCTCGTGCAGCTCGACTGGCTCGCGCCGCGCTATCCGTCGGAACTGTCGGGCGGGCAGCGGCAGCGTATCGCGCTGGCGCGCGCGCTCGCGGTCGAACCGAAGGTGCTGCTGCTCGATGAGCCGTTCGGCGCGCTCGATGCGAAAGTGCGCAAGGAGCTGCGTGGCTGGCTGCGCCGCCTGCACGACGATCTGCATATTTCGACGATCTTTGTCACGCATGATCAGGAAGAAGCGCTCGAAGTAGCGGACCGCATCGTCGTGATGAATCACGGGCATGTCGAGCAGGTCGGCAGCCCGCAGGACGTGTACGACCATCCGCAGACCTCGTTCGTCTACGAGTTTCTCGGCGCGGCGAACCGTCTGTCCGGCAGTGTTGGCCAACACGGCTTTGTCGTCGATGGCGCGGCGCAGCCGATCGCGGTCGAGGCGGGCTTCGAGGGGCCGGCGCTCGCGTATGTGCGCCCGCACGATCTCGTGCTGTATCCGCAAGCCGCCGGCGGACATCGCGATGGCATCGCGCTGGGCGTGCGGCGTGTGGTGACGCTGGGCGGGTCGGTGCGTGTCGAGCTCGAAGGGCTTGGCAGCGGAGCAGGTGCCTCGGCGGCGGATGGGCGTGGCCCGTCGGTGCTCGAAGCCGAACTCGACCGCGAAGCATGGCGCGAATTGCAGCTTGCGGTCGGCGATGCGGTGACGGCGGTGCCGCGTTCGCTGCGGGTGTTTCCCGCGAGGCATTGA
- a CDS encoding sulfate ABC transporter substrate-binding protein, with protein sequence MVYRTTGLAGSAAGRAKRLFASLAIGAAAVLGLAAQAHADTTLLNVSYDPTRELYQDVNAAFGKQWKAQTGESVTFKQSHGGSGAQARSVLDGLQADVVTLALAYDIDALANKGLIDKDWQKRLPDNASPYTSTIVFLVRKGNPKHIKDWDDLTRPGVSIVTPNPKTSGGARWNYLAAWAYALHQPGGNDQKAKEFVSKLYKNAGVLDSGARGATTSFVQRGIGDVLIAWENEAFLSIKEFGPDKFEIVVPSVSILAEPPVAVVDKVVDRHGTRKLAEAYLKFLYSEEGQEIAAKNFYRPRSNKVPASLTEKFPKLKLYTVDDTFGGWTSAQKTHFADGGVFDSIYSPQ encoded by the coding sequence ATGGTCTATCGGACGACGGGGTTGGCAGGAAGCGCGGCTGGGCGCGCAAAAAGATTGTTCGCATCGCTGGCCATCGGTGCGGCTGCGGTGCTCGGGCTGGCGGCACAGGCGCATGCTGATACGACGCTTCTGAATGTGTCGTACGACCCGACGCGCGAGTTGTATCAGGACGTCAACGCGGCATTCGGCAAGCAATGGAAAGCGCAGACCGGCGAGTCGGTTACCTTCAAGCAGTCGCACGGGGGCTCGGGCGCCCAGGCGCGCTCGGTGCTCGACGGCCTGCAGGCCGACGTCGTGACGCTCGCGCTCGCCTACGACATCGATGCGCTCGCAAACAAGGGCCTCATCGACAAGGACTGGCAGAAGCGCCTGCCCGACAACGCCTCGCCGTACACGTCGACCATCGTGTTTCTCGTGCGCAAGGGCAATCCGAAGCACATCAAGGACTGGGACGATCTGACCAGGCCGGGCGTATCGATCGTCACGCCAAACCCGAAGACGTCGGGCGGCGCGCGCTGGAACTATCTGGCTGCATGGGCGTACGCACTGCATCAACCGGGCGGCAACGATCAGAAGGCGAAGGAGTTCGTGTCGAAGCTCTACAAGAATGCGGGCGTGCTCGATTCCGGCGCGCGCGGCGCGACGACGAGTTTCGTGCAGCGCGGCATCGGCGACGTGCTGATCGCGTGGGAAAACGAGGCATTCCTGTCGATCAAGGAGTTCGGGCCCGACAAGTTCGAGATTGTGGTGCCGTCGGTCAGTATTCTCGCGGAGCCGCCGGTCGCGGTAGTCGACAAGGTCGTGGACCGTCACGGCACGCGCAAGCTCGCCGAAGCGTATCTGAAGTTTCTGTATAGCGAGGAAGGGCAGGAGATCGCCGCGAAGAACTTCTACCGTCCGCGTTCGAACAAGGTGCCCGCTTCGCTGACCGAAAAATTTCCGAAGCTTAAGCTCTACACGGTCGACGATACCTTCGGCGGCTGGACGAGCGCGCAGAAGACGCACTTTGCCGACGGCGGCGTGTTCGATTCGATTTACTCGCCGCAGTAG
- the cysT gene encoding sulfate ABC transporter permease subunit CysT has product MTTLTFRKPSALPGFGLTLGITVAYLSLVVLIPLASTFLKTATLDWSQFLRAVGSPRVLASYRLTFSAALGGALINAVFGFLVAWVLTRYTFPFKRVVDAIVDLPFALPTSVAGISLAAVYAGNGWIGQFLEPLGIKVAFTPFGVLVALTFIGLPFVVRTVQPVLEEFEREQEEAAACLGASRWLTFRRVILPAVFPALLTGFALAFARALGEYGSVIFIAGNVPMKSEITSLLIITKLEQYDYPGATAIAVVMLVVSFVMLLLINTLQWYLQRRTSRSASAPVPPAAPGRVAAAATQDGGAR; this is encoded by the coding sequence ATGACGACGTTGACCTTCCGCAAGCCGAGCGCTTTGCCGGGCTTCGGCCTGACACTCGGTATCACGGTGGCGTATCTGAGCCTCGTGGTGCTGATCCCGCTTGCGTCCACGTTCCTGAAAACGGCGACGCTCGACTGGAGCCAGTTCCTGCGCGCGGTCGGTTCGCCGCGCGTGCTCGCGTCCTACCGGCTGACGTTTTCCGCGGCGCTCGGCGGCGCACTGATCAACGCGGTGTTCGGCTTTCTCGTCGCGTGGGTGCTGACACGCTATACGTTCCCGTTCAAGCGCGTCGTCGATGCGATCGTCGATCTGCCGTTCGCGTTGCCGACCTCGGTGGCCGGTATCTCGCTTGCAGCCGTCTACGCGGGCAACGGCTGGATCGGCCAGTTTCTGGAACCGCTCGGCATCAAGGTCGCGTTCACGCCGTTCGGCGTGCTCGTCGCGCTGACGTTTATCGGCTTGCCGTTCGTCGTGCGGACCGTGCAACCGGTACTCGAGGAGTTCGAGCGCGAGCAGGAGGAAGCGGCCGCGTGCCTTGGCGCATCGCGCTGGTTGACCTTCAGGCGTGTGATCTTGCCGGCCGTGTTTCCGGCGCTGCTGACCGGCTTCGCGCTCGCTTTCGCGCGCGCGCTCGGAGAATACGGCTCGGTGATTTTTATCGCGGGCAATGTGCCGATGAAGTCCGAGATCACGTCGCTGCTGATCATCACGAAGCTCGAGCAGTACGACTATCCGGGCGCGACGGCGATCGCGGTCGTGATGCTCGTGGTGTCGTTCGTCATGCTGCTGCTGATCAATACGCTGCAGTGGTACCTGCAGCGGCGCACGAGCCGCAGCGCTTCGGCGCCGGTGCCGCCCGCGGCGCCAGGTCGTGTCGCGGCAGCCGCAACGCAAGACGGAGGTGCGCGATGA
- the lexA gene encoding transcriptional repressor LexA: MTKLTARQQQVFDLIRRAIERTGFPPTRAEIAAELGFSSANSAEEHLRALARKGVIELAAGASRGIRLLAGQDDAPHQFTLPHAALMQLSLPLVGRVAAGSPILAQEHIAQHYACDPALFSSKPDYLLKVRGLSMRDAGILDGDLLAVQKRSEAKDGQIIIARLGDDVTVKRLKRRPNGIELIAENPDYENIFVEAGSADFALEGIAVGLIRPSEF; encoded by the coding sequence ATGACCAAACTTACCGCACGACAGCAGCAGGTTTTCGATCTGATCCGCCGCGCGATCGAGCGCACGGGCTTCCCGCCCACGCGCGCCGAAATTGCGGCTGAGCTGGGCTTCAGCTCGGCGAACTCCGCGGAGGAACACCTGCGGGCGCTGGCCCGTAAGGGCGTGATCGAACTTGCGGCCGGCGCGTCGCGCGGTATCCGGCTGCTCGCCGGGCAGGACGATGCGCCGCATCAGTTCACGCTGCCGCATGCGGCGCTGATGCAACTGTCGCTGCCGCTCGTCGGCCGCGTCGCGGCCGGCAGCCCGATCCTCGCGCAGGAACATATCGCGCAGCACTACGCGTGCGACCCGGCGCTCTTCTCGAGCAAGCCCGACTATCTGCTGAAGGTGCGCGGCCTGTCGATGCGCGACGCGGGCATTCTCGACGGCGACCTGCTCGCGGTGCAAAAGCGCAGCGAAGCGAAAGACGGCCAGATCATCATTGCGCGTCTCGGCGACGACGTCACGGTCAAGCGCTTGAAGCGCCGGCCGAACGGCATCGAACTGATCGCCGAGAACCCTGATTACGAGAACATTTTTGTCGAAGCCGGCAGCGCGGATTTCGCGCTCGAAGGCATCGCGGTCGGCCTGATCCGGCCCAGTGAATTCTGA